One Sporocytophaga myxococcoides genomic window carries:
- a CDS encoding thymidylate synthase — MKQYHELMTHILEKGVKKEDRTGTGTISVFGYQMRFDLSEGFPVVTTKKLHLKSIIHELLWFLKGDTNIRYLKENGVSIWDEWADEKGNLGPVYGYQWRSWPTPEGDHIDQISKVIEQIKKTPDSRRLIVSAWNVADVDKMKLPPCHAFFQFYVAEGKLSCQLYQRSADVFLGVPFNIASYALLTMMVAQVCGLKPGDFVHTLGDAHLYSNHLEQTRLQLSREQRPLPQMKINPDVKSIFDFKYEDFTLENYNPHPAIKADVAV; from the coding sequence ATGAAGCAGTATCATGAATTGATGACGCACATTCTTGAAAAAGGTGTGAAAAAGGAAGACAGAACAGGAACAGGAACAATAAGTGTGTTTGGATATCAGATGAGATTTGATTTATCTGAAGGGTTTCCTGTTGTGACGACTAAAAAGCTTCATTTAAAATCGATTATTCATGAGTTACTTTGGTTTCTGAAAGGAGATACCAATATTAGATACCTGAAAGAAAATGGAGTAAGTATCTGGGATGAATGGGCAGACGAAAAAGGGAATCTTGGTCCTGTATACGGATACCAGTGGCGAAGCTGGCCAACTCCTGAAGGAGACCACATTGACCAGATTTCTAAAGTAATTGAACAAATCAAAAAAACACCGGATTCAAGAAGGCTTATCGTAAGTGCCTGGAATGTGGCAGATGTAGATAAAATGAAGTTGCCTCCTTGCCATGCATTTTTCCAGTTTTATGTAGCTGAAGGCAAGCTTTCATGTCAATTGTATCAGCGTAGTGCCGATGTTTTTCTAGGTGTGCCTTTTAATATTGCTTCTTATGCATTACTGACTATGATGGTTGCTCAGGTTTGTGGTTTGAAACCAGGAGATTTTGTACATACTTTAGGTGATGCACATTTGTATTCAAATCATCTTGAGCAGACAAGACTTCAGCTTTCAAGGGAACAGAGACCTCTTCCTCAAATGAAAATAAACCCGGATGTAAAATCAATTTTTGATTTTAAATATGAAGATTTTACTCTGGAGAACTATAATCCACATCCGGCAATTAAGGCAGATGTGGCGGTTTAA
- the leuS gene encoding leucine--tRNA ligase, with amino-acid sequence MADYNFQEIEKKWQDKWEASKIFEADTNQSKPKYYALDMFPYPSGAGLHVGHPLGYIATDIVARYKRIKGYNVLHPMGFDSFGLPAEQYAMQTGQHPAITTEQNITRYKEQLKKIGFSYDWSREVRTSNADYYKWTQWIFTQLFKHWYNKDKEKAEPIVDLIKIFETSGNKSVNAVRDEDTPVFSAEDWKKLSERAKQEMLLKYRLTFLSETMVNWCPELGTVLANEEVKDGVSERGGYPVIRKKMLQWSMRITAYAERLLAGLDTIDWPEPMKEMQRNWIGKSLGAELTFKVEGKDLELKVFTTRIDTTFGVTFVSIAPEHELISELTTPNLKAEVEKYVETAKNRSERDRMSDVKTVSGQFTGSYVINPFNEERIPIYIADYVLSGYGTGVVMAVPSSDTRDYAFAKHFNLPIIPVQEGEGSDITKDDFDPKKGTMINSAFLNGLTVPEAIKKAIEFIEQKGIGKAKINFKMRDSIFGRQRYWGEPIPVSYDNDGMPVIFKDSELPLILPPIDEYRPTEAGDPPLGRNKDFVAKNIELSTMPGWAGSSWYYLRYMDPKNSDRLVGKEAEKYWNQVDLYIGGAEHATGHLLYSRFWNKFLKDIGYVSSEEPFAKLINQGMIQGRSNFVYRIKGTQKYASYNLRKQYDTTPLHVDVNIVNNDVLDTEAFKAWRPDFAEAEFILEDGKYICGSEVEKMSKSLYNVVNPDDIVAKYGADTLRLYEMFLGPLEQFKPWNTNGIEGVYKFLRKLWNLCHDENGKLNISDTEPTKEEYKALHKTIKKVEEDIERFSFNTSVSTFMICVNELSSLKCNKKKILSDLLIVLSPYAPHIAEELWSEFGNKESILKATYPAFRQEYLTEESFEYPISINGKMRVKLDLPLSLTNQQIEETVLSNDQVQKWLEGKAPKKVIVVPNKIVNLVI; translated from the coding sequence ATGGCAGATTATAATTTTCAGGAGATTGAAAAAAAGTGGCAGGATAAGTGGGAAGCTTCCAAAATCTTCGAAGCGGACACGAACCAAAGTAAACCCAAATACTATGCCCTAGACATGTTCCCTTATCCATCAGGTGCTGGCCTTCATGTAGGCCATCCGCTGGGATATATTGCCACTGATATTGTTGCACGCTATAAAAGAATCAAAGGGTATAACGTATTGCATCCAATGGGATTTGACTCATTCGGGCTTCCCGCTGAACAATATGCCATGCAAACTGGTCAACATCCGGCCATTACAACTGAACAAAATATTACGAGATATAAAGAACAGCTAAAAAAGATTGGATTTTCCTACGATTGGTCCAGAGAAGTAAGAACCAGCAATGCTGATTATTACAAATGGACACAATGGATATTTACACAACTTTTCAAACATTGGTATAATAAAGACAAGGAAAAAGCAGAGCCTATTGTAGATTTGATTAAGATCTTTGAAACTTCAGGAAATAAATCTGTTAATGCTGTTCGAGATGAAGACACTCCTGTTTTTTCTGCTGAAGACTGGAAAAAACTCTCAGAAAGAGCAAAGCAGGAAATGCTTTTGAAGTATCGTCTTACTTTCCTCTCCGAGACTATGGTAAACTGGTGTCCTGAACTTGGAACTGTACTTGCCAATGAAGAAGTGAAGGATGGCGTTTCTGAGCGCGGAGGATATCCTGTGATCAGGAAAAAAATGCTTCAGTGGAGCATGCGCATCACTGCTTATGCAGAACGACTGCTTGCCGGCCTTGATACGATTGACTGGCCTGAGCCTATGAAAGAAATGCAGCGCAACTGGATAGGAAAATCTTTGGGCGCTGAACTTACATTTAAAGTAGAAGGCAAGGATCTTGAATTAAAAGTTTTCACGACAAGAATAGATACTACATTCGGAGTAACCTTTGTTTCTATAGCTCCAGAACATGAACTGATCTCAGAACTTACCACTCCGAATTTAAAAGCGGAAGTTGAAAAATATGTTGAGACCGCTAAGAACAGGTCTGAAAGAGATCGTATGAGCGATGTAAAAACTGTTTCAGGGCAATTTACAGGAAGCTATGTAATTAATCCGTTTAATGAAGAGCGCATTCCAATTTATATAGCTGATTATGTACTTTCCGGATATGGCACTGGAGTTGTAATGGCTGTTCCATCTTCGGACACTAGAGATTATGCATTTGCCAAACATTTTAACCTGCCAATTATACCTGTTCAGGAAGGTGAAGGATCGGATATTACCAAAGATGATTTTGATCCGAAAAAAGGGACAATGATCAACAGCGCATTCCTTAATGGCCTTACGGTACCTGAAGCAATTAAGAAAGCTATTGAATTCATTGAACAAAAGGGTATTGGTAAAGCCAAGATTAATTTTAAAATGAGGGATTCCATATTCGGAAGACAAAGATACTGGGGGGAGCCTATTCCCGTGTCTTACGACAATGATGGAATGCCTGTAATCTTCAAAGATTCAGAGTTACCTTTAATACTCCCTCCTATTGACGAATACAGGCCTACCGAGGCAGGAGACCCTCCATTGGGAAGAAACAAAGACTTTGTTGCCAAGAATATCGAGCTCAGCACAATGCCTGGATGGGCAGGATCGAGCTGGTATTATTTGCGCTATATGGATCCTAAGAATTCCGACAGGCTGGTAGGAAAGGAAGCAGAAAAATACTGGAATCAGGTAGATTTATATATTGGAGGAGCAGAACATGCAACAGGTCACTTGTTATATTCAAGGTTCTGGAACAAATTCTTAAAGGATATCGGATATGTTTCCAGTGAAGAACCATTTGCAAAGCTTATCAACCAGGGAATGATTCAGGGAAGATCAAACTTTGTATATAGAATTAAAGGGACTCAAAAGTATGCATCCTATAATCTAAGAAAGCAATACGATACAACACCTTTGCATGTGGATGTAAATATTGTCAATAATGACGTACTCGACACTGAAGCATTCAAAGCATGGAGACCTGACTTTGCCGAAGCTGAATTTATTCTTGAAGATGGTAAATACATCTGCGGAAGCGAAGTAGAAAAAATGTCTAAGTCATTATATAACGTTGTTAATCCTGATGATATAGTTGCTAAATATGGAGCTGATACACTTCGCTTATATGAAATGTTCTTGGGGCCACTTGAGCAATTCAAACCATGGAACACTAATGGTATCGAAGGAGTATATAAATTCCTGAGAAAGCTCTGGAATCTTTGTCATGACGAGAATGGAAAGCTAAATATTTCCGATACTGAACCAACCAAAGAAGAATATAAAGCACTTCATAAAACAATAAAAAAAGTAGAAGAAGATATTGAGCGATTCTCATTCAATACTTCTGTAAGTACTTTTATGATATGTGTAAATGAGCTTAGTTCTTTGAAGTGTAATAAAAAGAAAATCCTTAGTGACCTACTTATCGTCCTCTCCCCATATGCACCACATATTGCAGAAGAGTTATGGTCGGAGTTCGGAAATAAGGAAAGTATACTTAAAGCAACCTATCCAGCCTTCAGACAAGAATATCTGACCGAAGAGAGTTTTGAATATCCTATTTCCATTAATGGAAAAATGAGAGTTAAACTTGATCTTCCTCTTAGTCTTACAAATCAGCAGATAGAGGAAACTGTACTTTCAAATGACCAGGTGCAAAAGTGGCTTGAAGGAAAGGCTCCTAAAAAAGTAATCGTGGTACCAAACAAGATTGTCAATCTTGTGATTTAA
- a CDS encoding porin family protein codes for MEKVVQRRGLLSNLKGVVKSLVFSGLVFLGLQNANAQVTFSLGPKGGATFSHLSKDKSNQNSRNGFVAGGFANIGLARVIAIQPEVLYNQMGTKGEFGGTNTKLKNNYIQVPVLLKLRLPLGAVYPNIFAGPSWGFRNKASYTVTNNETGESIEYGTTAVKKHDFGGVVGAGIDINAGPVFFTVDGRYGFGFDEVNNDIYRLNAKNRQWAVSAGVGFLLGQNKKY; via the coding sequence ATGGAAAAGGTAGTACAGAGAAGGGGATTACTTTCAAATCTAAAAGGAGTAGTAAAGTCACTTGTGTTTTCAGGTCTGGTATTTCTAGGTCTGCAAAATGCGAATGCGCAGGTTACTTTTTCTTTAGGTCCTAAAGGAGGAGCAACGTTCTCGCATTTGTCAAAGGATAAAAGTAATCAGAATTCCAGAAATGGATTCGTAGCAGGAGGATTCGCAAATATCGGTCTTGCACGAGTGATTGCTATTCAACCAGAGGTACTTTATAATCAAATGGGTACTAAAGGGGAGTTTGGAGGTACAAACACTAAACTGAAAAACAATTATATCCAGGTTCCGGTGTTGCTTAAGTTAAGATTACCTCTTGGAGCAGTTTATCCTAATATTTTTGCAGGTCCTTCTTGGGGATTTAGAAATAAAGCCAGCTATACTGTTACTAATAATGAAACAGGTGAGTCTATTGAATACGGTACAACAGCGGTTAAAAAGCATGATTTTGGTGGAGTAGTAGGTGCAGGTATTGATATCAATGCGGGTCCTGTATTCTTCACTGTGGACGGTAGATATGGGTTTGGGTTTGATGAAGTCAACAACGATATCTATAGACTTAATGCGAAGAACCGTCAATGGGCTGTATCAGCAGGTGTTGGCTTCTTGCTTGGTCAGAATAAAAAATATTAA
- a CDS encoding choice-of-anchor Q domain-containing protein — MKKRHTLLLFLICSMFALHSKATKITVTSEQDSIPGSLRFAIDHAQSGDTIIFSSELAGGKITLTKGALVINKALVIVGPGENNLRLSGNRQFAIFKITPNGNLNLSGVTITECSNKRFEGEPGGSIYNQGVLSARQILITKNEAGALFNLGTLTLLKSKIIDNYVVSDMYPGGSASLSNTGTATIDECTFDSNDGYNYFIGDGFGGIGNSGTMKITNSTISRNNGGIGNSGTLDLKNSTVSNNLRSGKGISGGGIVNDGILNMEYCTIAHNIASHQGGNSGSGIMNYDVLSVKGCIIAKNGPQWNYDVMKIYLEFNDGSYQNIYETLHLDVNNFPSATIIDLGYNFIGINDDQNFTATTNKMGNRFFPLDPLIGPFKNNGGSTETHALLEGSPCINGGLNSGAVTFDQRGVQRTRPDIGAYEFINLPAISITNPLNGATFTTQSDILIKAEFIEEAPLLIINNTSGYKKLKIGFDSTGLYQGSRNVLAGGNTKLEITLKDFNGNTEWNKLQIRPNGNGINQIPLSKYIPIGGIGNEFTTITIPLSDFKGIDFTKLTLLELPYSNNAKPYKIGIKKIEFTGGATPFLWFGGSQINNNFTGTGTGGDLYAYILPATSPEYISKVEFYKGTDKLGEDYTAPYSITWADAEEGEYNLTAIAFSDFGDTISSIPVQIKVEEQYYVTNSRSGILNSSGFSFYPNPVSGKITLSSEYNNAEILITDMNGTISHQGNYEHIDGREIDLSSLSPGVYFLKIEDQKKQINKVMKLVKI; from the coding sequence ATGAAAAAAAGACACACTTTACTTCTATTTTTAATCTGTAGCATGTTTGCATTGCACAGCAAAGCCACTAAAATAACAGTAACTTCTGAGCAGGATTCGATACCGGGTTCTCTACGATTTGCTATAGACCATGCGCAATCCGGAGATACCATTATTTTCTCCTCAGAATTAGCAGGTGGCAAAATTACACTTACAAAAGGAGCTCTTGTGATTAACAAAGCTCTGGTAATTGTTGGTCCCGGAGAAAATAATCTTAGACTAAGTGGAAATAGACAATTTGCTATTTTTAAAATAACCCCCAACGGAAATCTTAACCTTTCAGGAGTCACAATAACTGAATGCAGTAATAAACGGTTTGAAGGTGAACCAGGTGGATCAATTTATAATCAGGGAGTACTTTCAGCTCGTCAAATTCTGATTACTAAAAATGAAGCTGGAGCTCTATTTAACCTTGGTACATTAACTCTTTTAAAATCTAAAATTATAGATAATTATGTCGTCAGTGATATGTATCCTGGAGGTTCAGCTAGTTTATCCAATACAGGTACAGCAACTATTGACGAATGTACTTTTGACAGCAATGATGGCTACAATTATTTTATAGGTGACGGGTTCGGTGGTATAGGGAATTCAGGTACAATGAAGATAACTAATAGTACCATAAGTAGAAACAATGGTGGAATAGGTAACAGTGGCACACTAGATTTAAAAAACAGTACCGTCAGCAATAATCTTAGATCTGGCAAAGGGATAAGTGGAGGAGGTATTGTAAATGATGGTATCTTAAATATGGAATATTGTACAATAGCCCACAATATTGCAAGTCATCAGGGAGGTAATTCTGGTAGTGGCATAATGAATTACGATGTTTTAAGTGTTAAAGGATGTATTATAGCCAAAAACGGCCCTCAATGGAATTATGATGTAATGAAAATTTATCTTGAGTTTAATGATGGATCATATCAAAATATCTATGAAACATTACACCTGGATGTAAATAACTTTCCCTCAGCCACCATTATAGATCTGGGGTACAACTTTATTGGCATTAATGATGATCAAAACTTTACTGCTACTACCAATAAAATGGGAAACAGATTTTTTCCCTTAGATCCTCTTATTGGACCATTTAAAAACAATGGGGGATCAACAGAGACTCACGCCCTTCTCGAAGGTAGCCCTTGCATTAATGGCGGACTTAACTCCGGTGCAGTAACCTTTGACCAGCGTGGAGTTCAAAGAACCCGTCCGGACATCGGAGCTTATGAATTTATAAACCTTCCTGCAATCTCCATTACTAATCCATTAAATGGAGCTACGTTTACAACACAATCAGACATACTTATAAAGGCTGAATTTATTGAGGAAGCTCCTCTTCTTATAATCAACAATACTTCAGGTTACAAAAAACTGAAAATTGGATTTGACTCCACCGGACTTTATCAAGGTAGTCGTAATGTTCTTGCAGGAGGAAATACAAAACTGGAAATTACGCTCAAAGATTTTAATGGCAATACTGAATGGAACAAGCTGCAAATACGCCCTAATGGTAATGGCATCAATCAAATACCACTTTCAAAGTACATCCCGATCGGAGGTATAGGAAATGAATTTACTACCATCACTATACCTTTATCAGATTTTAAAGGGATTGATTTCACCAAACTTACCTTGCTTGAACTTCCATACAGTAATAATGCAAAGCCTTATAAAATCGGAATAAAAAAGATTGAATTTACAGGAGGGGCAACTCCATTTTTATGGTTTGGAGGGTCTCAAATTAACAACAACTTTACCGGAACTGGCACCGGAGGGGATCTTTATGCATATATCTTACCAGCTACCTCCCCTGAATATATCAGCAAGGTAGAATTTTACAAAGGAACGGATAAATTGGGAGAAGACTATACTGCTCCTTATTCAATCACCTGGGCAGATGCAGAGGAAGGGGAATATAACCTTACTGCTATAGCATTCTCTGATTTCGGGGATACTATATCATCCATTCCTGTTCAAATAAAAGTTGAAGAGCAATATTATGTGACAAACAGCCGTTCAGGGATCTTGAATAGTTCAGGTTTTTCTTTTTACCCTAACCCCGTTTCAGGCAAAATTACACTCTCTTCCGAATACAATAATGCTGAGATTTTGATTACGGATATGAATGGTACTATTTCGCACCAAGGAAATTATGAACATATTGATGGAAGAGAAATCGATCTTTCATCTTTAAGTCCGGGCGTTTATTTTTTAAAAATTGAGGATCAGAAAAAACAGATCAATAAAGTTATGAAACTTGTAAAAATATAG
- a CDS encoding Crp/Fnr family transcriptional regulator, translating into MYTHSDIARIVNTISENYSPLTDSCKSDIQNKTKILILENPDVIVKEGQYADKAYFLIKGCARAFYLKDGKDVSDWFAFEGDFICSINSFFLNIPSPHAIETLEPSVLLELSREHIQSFSDQYHDFEKLLNKVVVKTMLQLQQRIASIQFETAHQKFENLLKITPDITNRVPLTHIASYLGITLETLSRIRNPKNRI; encoded by the coding sequence ATGTATACACATTCAGATATCGCTCGGATCGTCAACACTATCAGCGAAAACTACTCCCCCCTCACCGACTCTTGTAAATCGGACATTCAGAACAAAACAAAAATTTTAATACTGGAAAATCCTGATGTTATTGTTAAAGAAGGACAATATGCAGACAAGGCTTATTTCCTTATTAAAGGATGTGCAAGAGCCTTTTATCTTAAAGACGGAAAGGATGTTTCTGACTGGTTTGCTTTTGAAGGTGATTTTATTTGTTCTATCAACAGTTTCTTTTTAAATATTCCAAGTCCACATGCAATAGAAACCCTTGAACCTTCTGTGTTGCTGGAACTTTCAAGAGAGCACATCCAATCCTTTTCTGATCAATATCATGACTTTGAGAAACTTCTCAATAAAGTAGTTGTTAAAACGATGCTCCAATTACAGCAGCGCATTGCATCCATTCAGTTTGAAACGGCTCATCAAAAGTTTGAGAACCTCTTAAAAATTACCCCGGACATCACCAACAGGGTCCCACTTACTCACATAGCATCTTATCTGGGTATTACATTAGAGACATTGAGCAGAATCCGAAACCCTAAAAACCGAATTTGA
- a CDS encoding TfoX/Sxy family protein, with amino-acid sequence MSFDLKLADRVRNYLSEIPGLKIEEKKMFRGLAFMVNDKMCVNVSGENLMCRFDPEKQQEIKRKPGYLPMTMKDKEIKGYCYVNPDGIQKKKDLEYWIELCLEFNSKAKASKRKKK; translated from the coding sequence ATGTCTTTTGATCTAAAACTTGCAGACAGAGTAAGGAACTATCTGTCTGAAATACCAGGCCTAAAAATTGAAGAAAAAAAAATGTTCAGAGGACTGGCATTCATGGTCAATGATAAGATGTGTGTAAATGTAAGCGGAGAAAACCTGATGTGCCGGTTTGATCCCGAAAAACAACAGGAAATTAAAAGGAAACCTGGTTATTTACCAATGACCATGAAAGATAAAGAGATTAAAGGGTATTGCTATGTTAACCCAGATGGCATCCAGAAGAAAAAAGATCTTGAATACTGGATTGAGCTGTGTCTGGAATTTAATAGCAAGGCTAAGGCATCTAAAAGGAAGAAAAAGTAA
- a CDS encoding DUF4291 domain-containing protein — MNLNIIPYINYENDLPQEGNYILGQVRDSSIIVYQAFNDRIADYAIANQKFGGADYSFSRMTWIKPNFLWMMYRSSWAEKENQNRILAIEISINGFLELLELGVLTSYDSRFGSLQEWRTQLNTSEVRIQWDPDHGPTGDKLKRRAVQIGIKGTALVKFNNSFIKSVTDITDFVKEQKANLDQDKENFCVIHENIVEVIDSLKQKYSIPELLQRGDYN, encoded by the coding sequence ATGAACCTAAATATTATACCATATATCAATTACGAAAATGATCTACCTCAGGAAGGTAATTACATACTTGGTCAAGTAAGAGATTCTTCTATTATTGTGTACCAGGCATTCAATGATAGAATTGCAGATTATGCAATAGCCAATCAGAAGTTCGGTGGTGCAGATTACAGCTTTTCAAGAATGACCTGGATTAAACCTAATTTTCTCTGGATGATGTACCGAAGCAGTTGGGCTGAAAAAGAAAATCAAAACAGAATATTGGCAATTGAAATATCTATAAATGGATTCTTAGAATTGCTGGAGCTTGGTGTTTTGACAAGTTATGATAGTCGATTTGGAAGTCTACAAGAATGGAGGACTCAGTTAAATACAAGTGAAGTGAGAATTCAGTGGGATCCTGATCATGGTCCCACTGGGGATAAACTTAAACGCAGGGCTGTGCAGATTGGCATCAAAGGAACTGCACTTGTAAAATTTAATAATAGTTTTATCAAATCTGTTACTGATATCACTGATTTTGTAAAGGAACAAAAAGCTAACCTTGATCAGGATAAAGAAAATTTTTGTGTCATTCATGAAAACATTGTAGAGGTAATTGATTCATTAAAACAGAAGTATTCAATACCGGAGCTTTTACAAAGAGGGGATTATAATTAA
- a CDS encoding DUF4272 domain-containing protein, translated as MTASERKKLTENFLSSHGLPVFDNWPPLEEENDITLKTPQEIAERILILSYLNCTAFDPGLRNKIIGFLHEEGLWDKISLQEKLLFEKSEFNDDEIAIIAWRAESIWILLWSINKSNQLNFPPEEVNFNTIFEHLPPFLNNAEDFITSATLRHATEILDQADLLFRLNWTFYQAHTNNLDIPELNQGIVFERYFAINWVINFRKTWDE; from the coding sequence ATGACAGCATCAGAAAGAAAAAAACTTACAGAAAATTTCCTTAGCAGTCATGGGCTTCCTGTTTTTGACAATTGGCCGCCTTTAGAGGAAGAAAATGATATAACCTTAAAAACACCCCAGGAAATTGCAGAACGCATCCTGATTCTCTCCTATTTGAATTGTACAGCCTTTGATCCAGGGCTGAGAAATAAGATAATTGGCTTTCTGCATGAAGAAGGGCTTTGGGATAAGATATCTCTACAGGAAAAATTACTCTTTGAAAAGTCAGAATTTAATGATGATGAAATAGCGATCATAGCCTGGCGTGCAGAGTCAATATGGATATTGCTGTGGTCAATAAACAAATCCAATCAACTGAATTTTCCACCTGAGGAGGTGAATTTCAATACGATATTCGAGCACCTTCCTCCATTTTTGAATAATGCTGAAGACTTTATAACTTCTGCAACTCTCAGGCATGCAACCGAAATATTAGACCAGGCTGACCTGCTTTTCAGACTTAACTGGACTTTCTACCAGGCTCATACTAATAATTTAGATATCCCTGAACTAAACCAGGGGATTGTATTTGAAAGATATTTTGCAATAAACTGGGTTATAAACTTTCGAAAAACATGGGATGAATGA
- a CDS encoding T9SS type A sorting domain-containing protein: MTDSKAQAPINDNCSGAIDLTVDASYVSGNVKGATRSMGGCAATAGQAGGNSDDDVWYKFQATSPYLIIAAQGSEQFNAVLEVFSGECSSLTSMDCASEGKIGKVEKLPLNYYIPGNTYYVRVYDIGNGMPATTDFQIRVYTAIPPPNDNCAQAKPVTVTDYCMNKTESQEGATGSGLTPSCANGAADNDDIWYSFVPKSSNVILNAHASHNYRAVMEVFDGCGGKAIGCTTTLKHNMALKLAFHDLNPDQTYYFRVFNYYQPLSKSQTFQLCVYDPPAPSNDECSGAIEIIGNDTLSGTVDAATASSGYAAPCSGTPDDDVWYKFTASSAQEAFSLFPTPYFDGVIQAFDACNGQVIGCVNAGGRNKVEVLSLNNLTPGREYLIRVFTAENVASVTAGFQISRTSGPVAISNDDCAFAIVIPVTEDINSITGSLENASQSKGPCNGSGEANDVWYKFTAASKAATIKLNPLDGNDLVLNIVSDCAGNNIACVDNNGEGGEEIWQSDNLTIHQTYFIRVYDPNGGNYNSNFILSLTGKLEVLSIPDINVERILTVFPIPVENVLNIHDYKIQKGNLSLFDLQGNVLLNESGDLKNTYDLSAIKPGAYILKIVSEDRVDAIKIIKK, encoded by the coding sequence TTGACTGATAGTAAGGCCCAGGCACCAATAAATGATAACTGTTCAGGTGCAATTGACCTTACCGTTGATGCCTCTTATGTAAGCGGGAATGTTAAGGGCGCAACCAGGTCTATGGGAGGTTGCGCTGCTACTGCCGGACAAGCTGGAGGAAATTCAGATGATGATGTATGGTATAAGTTTCAGGCAACTTCACCATACCTTATCATAGCTGCGCAAGGATCAGAACAATTCAACGCAGTTCTGGAGGTTTTTTCAGGTGAATGTTCAAGTCTGACATCTATGGATTGTGCCAGTGAAGGGAAAATAGGGAAAGTAGAGAAACTTCCCCTAAATTATTATATCCCTGGAAACACTTACTATGTGAGGGTATATGATATTGGTAATGGTATGCCAGCTACTACAGACTTTCAAATAAGGGTTTATACGGCCATACCACCGCCTAATGATAATTGTGCTCAGGCTAAACCGGTAACAGTCACTGATTATTGTATGAATAAAACAGAAAGCCAGGAAGGTGCTACTGGATCTGGTCTTACTCCAAGTTGCGCAAATGGAGCTGCAGATAATGATGACATCTGGTATTCATTTGTTCCTAAGAGCTCCAATGTTATTCTTAACGCTCATGCTTCACATAATTACCGGGCTGTTATGGAGGTGTTCGATGGATGTGGTGGAAAAGCTATAGGTTGTACCACAACACTTAAACATAATATGGCTCTTAAACTGGCTTTTCATGATTTAAATCCAGACCAGACATATTATTTCAGGGTTTTCAATTATTATCAACCTTTATCCAAAAGCCAGACATTTCAGCTTTGCGTATATGATCCTCCGGCTCCTTCAAACGATGAATGCAGTGGAGCTATTGAAATTATTGGGAACGATACATTATCAGGGACAGTGGATGCTGCTACTGCATCATCAGGTTATGCGGCTCCTTGCTCAGGTACTCCGGATGACGATGTCTGGTATAAATTTACTGCAAGTTCAGCTCAGGAAGCATTTAGCCTCTTTCCAACACCTTATTTTGATGGGGTAATACAAGCCTTTGATGCTTGTAATGGTCAGGTTATCGGATGTGTTAATGCGGGAGGAAGAAATAAAGTTGAAGTTCTATCATTAAATAATCTTACACCAGGTAGAGAGTATCTAATTCGGGTATTTACAGCTGAAAATGTGGCATCAGTGACAGCGGGCTTCCAAATTTCGAGAACTTCAGGGCCAGTTGCAATTTCAAACGACGATTGTGCATTTGCAATCGTCATTCCTGTTACTGAAGACATAAACAGTATTACAGGTTCACTTGAAAACGCATCTCAATCTAAGGGACCTTGTAACGGATCTGGAGAAGCCAATGATGTCTGGTATAAATTTACTGCTGCTTCAAAAGCTGCAACAATAAAATTAAATCCTTTGGATGGAAATGATCTGGTTTTAAATATCGTTTCCGATTGTGCTGGTAATAATATTGCCTGCGTTGATAATAATGGTGAAGGTGGAGAGGAAATTTGGCAAAGTGATAATCTGACAATACATCAAACATATTTTATCAGAGTTTATGATCCTAATGGGGGGAACTATAATTCTAATTTCATCCTTAGCCTGACTGGAAAACTGGAAGTTCTGTCTATTCCAGATATAAATGTTGAACGAATCTTGACGGTCTTCCCGATTCCTGTAGAAAATGTTTTAAATATTCATGATTATAAAATCCAAAAGGGAAATCTAAGCTTGTTTGATTTGCAAGGAAATGTTTTACTGAATGAAAGTGGTGATTTGAAAAATACCTATGATTTGTCAGCCATTAAGCCAGGAGCATATATTCTGAAAATTGTTTCTGAAGATAGAGTAGATGCAATCAAGATCATCAAAAAATAA